Proteins encoded in a region of the Nitrospirota bacterium genome:
- the tig gene encoding trigger factor has translation MATIIEDISSTKKRLKIEIPADILEREYAGSLDNVRQRARIPGFRPGKAPMSMIEKRFGDEIKSELIEKLIPTYYAEAVKEADLAPVAMPKIETNLDLKRNEPLVFSLTVEVRPKIGNITYSGIKVAGIAASVDDKEVDDTLKGLQNDRAMFEVIDREIREDDLLIVDYVKLDPSGEKEIVAQKDQVMNLGNRLTPRGILDNLIGKKKGDMVEITLPKVVEKELKEDSDKGDKLRITIKEVKEKRLPEIDDEFAKDFGNESLDALKVKIKEGILTAKQENGKKLQKAKIIDTLIEGHAFDVPESLAEAELEHLINSERLSDNAAKQEETVPEKMDAAVAEKLRPKAVKNVKATIILDEIAEREKIIVSEAEVKDRISHIARQFQATPDAIVNLFMTRDGSLENLRHNIREEKVLDFLLAGAEITEGA, from the coding sequence GCTTAAAATCGAGATCCCGGCCGACATTCTCGAAAGAGAATATGCCGGTTCTTTAGATAATGTCCGGCAGCGGGCGCGCATCCCGGGGTTCAGACCCGGCAAGGCACCCATGAGCATGATCGAAAAGAGATTCGGCGATGAGATAAAGAGTGAACTCATTGAAAAACTTATTCCGACCTATTATGCAGAGGCAGTAAAAGAGGCGGATCTTGCTCCGGTTGCCATGCCGAAGATCGAGACGAACCTTGACCTCAAGAGAAATGAGCCTCTGGTATTTTCGCTCACCGTGGAAGTTCGGCCGAAGATCGGAAACATAACATACAGCGGCATAAAAGTGGCCGGCATTGCAGCGTCTGTTGACGATAAAGAAGTGGATGATACGCTCAAGGGTCTGCAGAACGACAGGGCCATGTTCGAGGTAATTGACCGTGAGATCAGGGAAGACGACCTTCTCATTGTCGACTATGTAAAGCTTGATCCTTCCGGTGAAAAAGAGATTGTTGCGCAAAAGGATCAGGTTATGAACCTTGGCAACAGGCTTACGCCGCGCGGTATTCTGGACAACCTGATCGGCAAAAAGAAAGGTGACATGGTTGAAATCACCTTACCCAAGGTCGTAGAAAAGGAACTGAAAGAGGATTCTGACAAAGGCGACAAGCTGCGCATAACGATCAAGGAGGTCAAGGAAAAGAGACTTCCTGAGATCGATGATGAGTTTGCAAAGGATTTTGGCAATGAGTCCCTTGATGCCCTCAAAGTGAAGATCAAGGAAGGGATCTTAACTGCGAAACAGGAAAACGGGAAGAAGCTGCAAAAGGCCAAAATTATCGATACCCTGATCGAAGGCCATGCTTTTGATGTGCCGGAATCTCTCGCCGAAGCAGAACTGGAACACCTTATAAACAGCGAGCGTCTCTCCGACAATGCGGCAAAGCAGGAGGAAACCGTTCCTGAAAAAATGGATGCTGCCGTTGCTGAAAAGCTCAGGCCGAAGGCGGTCAAGAACGTGAAAGCGACGATCATACTTGATGAGATAGCTGAAAGGGAGAAGATCATTGTCTCCGAGGCAGAGGTGAAGGACAGGATATCCCATATAGCCAGGCAGTTTCAGGCCACACCGGATGCCATCGTCAACCTCTTTATGACAAGAGACGGGTCTTTGGAAAATCTCAGACACAATATCAGGGAAGAAAAGGTACTCGACTTCCTGCTGGCCGGTGCAGAGATCACCGAAGGGGCATAA